The proteins below are encoded in one region of Buttiauxella gaviniae:
- the ydiJ gene encoding D-2-hydroxyglutarate dehydrogenase YdiJ: MIPQISQAPGLVQLVLNFLQALEQQGFTGDTATSYADRLTMATDNSIYQLLPDAVLFPRSTADVALLARLASEERFKSLVFTPRGGGTGTNGQSLNKGIVVDMSRYMNRIIEINPEQGWVRVEAGVIKDQLNQYLKPYGYFFAPELSTSNRATLGGMINTDASGQGSLVYGKTSDHVMGVRAVLLGGDILDTHPMATMLAEDLGRDESPIGKIYHTVLERCREQRPLIIDKFPKLNRFLTGYDLRHVFNDDLSKFDLTRILCGSEGTLAFITEAKLDITRLPKVRRLVNIKYDSFDSALRNAPFMVEARALSVETVDSKVLNLAREDIVWHSVSELITDVPGKEMLGLNIVEFAGDDLELIEGQVADLCERLDSLMAQGEGGVIGWQVCSELAGIERIYNMRKKAVGLLGNAKGQAKPIPFAEDTCVPPHHLADYITEFRALLDSHNLSYGMFGHVDAGVLHVRPALDMTDPHQEVLMKRISDDVVALTAKYGGLLWGEHGKGFRAEYSPAFFGETLYEELRRIKAVFDPDNRLNPGKICPPLGVDDPMMQVDAVKRGTFDRQIPIAVRTSWRGAMECNGNGLCFNFDVKSPMCPSMKITSNRIHSPKGRATLTREWLRLLADRGVDPDALEKQLPEKRASLRTLIERSRNSWHARKGEYDFSHEVKEAMSGCLACKACSTQCPIKIDVPEFRSRFLQLYHTRYLRPMRDHLVATVESYAPLMARAPKTFNFFMSQPWVRNLSARHIGMIDLPMLSTPSLQQQLVGHTSANTTLEQLERYSPEQRAKTVLVVQDPFTSYYDAQVVADFVKLVEKLGLDPVVLPFSPNGKAQHIKGFLQKFARTARKTSEFLNRIAKLGMPMVGVDPALVLCYRDEYKQTLGEDRGDFHVQLVHEWLPAVLEKHEPATVGGESWYLFGHCTEVTALPTAPNQWAAIFARFGAKLENVSVGCCGMAGTYGHEVKNHANSLGIYELSWHQAMQRLPRQRCLATGYSCRSQVKRVEGNGVRHPLQALLEILG; encoded by the coding sequence ATGATCCCACAAATTTCTCAGGCACCAGGTCTTGTTCAATTGGTGCTCAATTTTTTGCAGGCACTGGAACAACAGGGTTTTACCGGCGATACCGCCACCAGCTACGCTGACAGGCTGACAATGGCCACCGACAATAGTATTTATCAACTGTTGCCGGATGCAGTGCTGTTCCCACGTTCCACAGCCGATGTCGCGCTACTTGCGCGGCTTGCCTCGGAAGAACGCTTTAAATCGCTGGTCTTTACCCCGCGCGGCGGCGGCACTGGCACCAACGGCCAGTCGCTCAATAAAGGCATTGTGGTCGACATGTCACGCTATATGAACCGCATCATCGAAATCAATCCCGAGCAGGGATGGGTGCGAGTGGAAGCGGGCGTGATTAAAGATCAGCTCAATCAATATCTGAAACCTTACGGTTATTTCTTCGCGCCTGAACTTTCCACCAGCAACCGCGCAACGCTCGGCGGCATGATTAACACCGATGCCTCCGGGCAAGGCTCGTTGGTTTACGGTAAAACGTCTGATCATGTGATGGGCGTGCGCGCGGTATTGCTTGGCGGGGATATTCTCGACACTCACCCAATGGCGACAATGCTCGCTGAAGATTTGGGGCGCGATGAAAGCCCAATCGGGAAAATTTATCACACTGTGCTTGAGCGCTGCCGCGAACAGCGCCCGCTGATTATCGACAAATTCCCAAAACTGAACCGCTTCCTGACCGGCTACGATCTGCGCCACGTCTTTAATGACGACCTCTCAAAATTTGACCTGACGCGCATTCTTTGTGGCTCAGAAGGCACGCTGGCGTTTATCACCGAGGCGAAGCTGGACATCACGCGCCTGCCGAAAGTGCGCCGCCTGGTGAACATCAAATATGACTCTTTCGACTCCGCGCTGCGTAACGCGCCATTTATGGTGGAAGCGCGGGCGCTTTCGGTTGAAACCGTTGATTCGAAAGTCCTGAACCTGGCGCGGGAAGACATCGTGTGGCATTCAGTGAGTGAATTAATCACCGATGTGCCCGGCAAAGAGATGCTTGGCCTGAACATCGTGGAATTTGCGGGTGACGATCTAGAGCTTATCGAAGGCCAGGTTGCTGACCTGTGTGAACGCCTGGATTCATTGATGGCTCAGGGAGAGGGAGGCGTTATCGGCTGGCAGGTTTGCAGCGAACTGGCAGGCATTGAACGCATCTATAATATGCGTAAAAAAGCGGTTGGCCTGTTGGGCAATGCAAAAGGGCAGGCGAAGCCGATTCCCTTCGCAGAAGATACCTGCGTACCCCCGCATCATCTGGCGGATTACATCACCGAATTCCGCGCTCTGCTTGATAGCCATAACCTGAGTTACGGCATGTTTGGTCACGTTGATGCGGGCGTATTGCACGTGCGCCCGGCGCTGGATATGACCGACCCTCATCAGGAAGTGCTGATGAAACGCATTTCTGACGATGTGGTTGCGCTCACCGCAAAATACGGCGGCCTGCTGTGGGGCGAGCACGGGAAAGGTTTCCGCGCCGAATACAGCCCGGCATTCTTTGGCGAAACGCTGTACGAAGAACTGCGCCGTATTAAAGCGGTATTTGACCCGGATAACCGTCTCAACCCAGGCAAAATTTGCCCGCCGCTCGGCGTTGACGACCCGATGATGCAGGTCGATGCGGTTAAGCGCGGCACGTTTGATCGCCAAATTCCGATTGCCGTGCGTACATCCTGGCGCGGGGCGATGGAGTGTAATGGCAACGGCTTGTGCTTTAACTTCGATGTGAAAAGCCCGATGTGCCCGTCGATGAAAATCACAAGCAACCGCATTCATTCTCCGAAAGGGCGCGCGACATTGACACGTGAATGGCTGCGTCTGCTGGCGGATCGTGGCGTTGACCCGGACGCGCTTGAAAAACAGCTCCCTGAAAAACGTGCCAGTTTACGCACGCTTATCGAACGTAGCCGTAATTCCTGGCATGCCCGCAAAGGCGAGTACGATTTCTCACATGAAGTGAAAGAGGCGATGTCCGGTTGCCTGGCGTGCAAAGCCTGTTCCACGCAATGCCCGATCAAAATCGACGTGCCGGAATTCCGCTCGCGCTTCTTACAGCTCTATCACACGCGTTATTTGCGCCCGATGCGCGACCATCTGGTGGCTACCGTCGAAAGTTACGCCCCGTTAATGGCTCGCGCGCCAAAAACCTTTAACTTCTTTATGAGCCAGCCGTGGGTGCGCAATCTTTCTGCCAGACATATCGGCATGATTGATCTGCCGATGCTTTCCACGCCGTCGTTACAGCAACAGTTGGTCGGGCATACTTCTGCGAACACCACGCTTGAGCAGCTTGAGCGTTACAGCCCAGAACAGCGGGCAAAAACGGTGCTGGTGGTGCAGGATCCGTTTACCAGTTACTACGATGCGCAAGTGGTGGCTGATTTTGTGAAACTGGTTGAAAAACTTGGGCTGGATCCGGTTGTATTGCCATTCTCACCGAACGGCAAAGCGCAGCACATCAAAGGCTTCCTGCAAAAGTTTGCCCGCACCGCGCGTAAAACTTCTGAGTTCCTGAACCGTATCGCGAAACTAGGCATGCCGATGGTGGGCGTCGACCCGGCGCTGGTGCTCTGTTATCGCGACGAGTACAAGCAAACGCTGGGTGAAGATCGCGGTGATTTCCACGTGCAACTGGTGCATGAATGGTTGCCTGCGGTACTGGAAAAACACGAACCGGCAACCGTTGGCGGCGAATCCTGGTATCTGTTCGGTCACTGTACGGAAGTGACCGCGCTGCCGACTGCACCGAACCAGTGGGCCGCAATTTTTGCACGCTTTGGCGCAAAACTGGAAAACGTCAGCGTCGGCTGTTGCGGCATGGCGGGAACCTACGGGCATGAAGTGAAAAACCATGCGAACTCGCTCGGGATATATGAGCTTTCATGGCATCAGGCAATGCAGCGCCTGCCACGTCAACGCTGCCTCGCAACCGGTTATTCCTGCCGCAGCCAGGTCAAACGCGTTGAAGGCAACGGTGTTCGCCATCCGCTACAGGCACTACTGGAGATTCTGGGATGA
- the ppsA gene encoding phosphoenolpyruvate synthase, whose amino-acid sequence MYFSFIYHKRIVSMSNSSPLVLWYNQLGMNDVDRVGGKNASLGEMITNLSGMGVSVPNGFATTAEAFNLFLDQSGVNQRIYELLDKTDIDDVTQLAKAGAQIRQWIIDTPFQPELEKAIHDAYEQLSSDDADASFAVRSSATAEDMPDASFAGQQETFLNVQGYDAVLVAVKHVFASLFNDRAISYRVHQGYDHRGVALSAGVQRMVRSDLASSGVLFSIDTESGFDQVVFITSAYGLGEMVVQGAVNPDEFYVHKPTLAAGKPSIVRRNMGSKKIRMVYAASQEHGKQVRIEDVPQIDRDKFSITPEEVQELAKQAVQIEKHYGRPMDIEWAKDGHTGKLFIVQARPETVRSQGQVMERYQLHDHGKIIAEGRAIGHRIGAGPVKVIHDISEMNRIQPGDVLVTDMTDPDWEPIMKKAAAIVTNRGGRTCHAAIIARELGIPAVVGCGDATERMTDDQNVTVSCAEGDTGYVYQEILDFSVKSSTVDTMPDLPLKIMMNVGNPDRAFDFACLPNEGVGLARLEFIINRMIGVHPRALLEFDQQEPALQNEIREMMKGYDDPVEFYVGRLTEGIATLGAAFWPKRVIVRLSDFKSNEYANLVGGERYEPEEENPMLGFRGAGRYVADSFRDCFALECAAMKRVRNDMGLTNVEVMVPFVRTVAQAKAVVEELERQGLKRGENGLKIIMMCEIPSNALLADEFLQYFDGFSIGSNDMTQLALGLDRDSGVVSELFDERNDAVKALLSMAIKAAKKQGKYVGICGQGPSDHEDFAAWLMEEGIDSLSLNPDTVVQTWLSLAEANK is encoded by the coding sequence ATGTATTTCTCATTCATATATCACAAAAGGATTGTTTCGATGTCCAACTCGTCACCGCTGGTGCTTTGGTACAACCAACTCGGCATGAATGATGTAGACAGGGTCGGAGGCAAAAATGCCTCTCTGGGTGAAATGATTACTAACCTTTCAGGTATGGGTGTTTCCGTGCCGAATGGTTTTGCCACCACGGCCGAAGCGTTTAACCTTTTTCTTGACCAAAGTGGCGTAAACCAGCGTATTTATGAGCTGCTGGATAAAACGGATATTGATGATGTGACGCAGCTTGCCAAAGCGGGCGCGCAAATCCGCCAATGGATAATCGATACACCATTCCAGCCTGAGCTGGAAAAGGCGATTCACGACGCCTACGAACAACTTTCCTCAGACGATGCAGATGCTTCTTTCGCGGTGCGATCTTCCGCCACAGCAGAAGATATGCCGGATGCCTCGTTTGCCGGACAACAAGAAACTTTCCTCAACGTGCAGGGCTATGACGCGGTACTGGTTGCCGTGAAGCATGTCTTTGCGTCGCTGTTTAACGACCGCGCAATTTCATATCGTGTTCACCAGGGTTATGACCACCGTGGCGTCGCGCTCTCTGCGGGCGTGCAGCGTATGGTCCGTTCGGATCTCGCCTCTTCCGGTGTACTGTTCTCCATCGACACCGAATCCGGTTTCGACCAGGTGGTGTTTATCACCTCGGCCTATGGCCTTGGTGAAATGGTGGTGCAGGGGGCGGTTAACCCGGATGAATTTTACGTTCACAAGCCAACCCTTGCAGCCGGTAAACCGTCGATCGTGCGCCGTAATATGGGTTCGAAAAAAATCCGTATGGTGTATGCCGCAAGCCAGGAACATGGCAAGCAGGTTCGCATTGAAGACGTGCCCCAGATTGATCGCGACAAATTCTCTATTACACCTGAAGAAGTCCAGGAACTGGCTAAACAGGCAGTGCAAATTGAGAAACACTATGGTCGCCCAATGGACATCGAATGGGCCAAAGATGGGCATACCGGTAAGTTATTTATCGTACAGGCTCGTCCGGAAACCGTGCGTTCTCAAGGCCAGGTGATGGAGCGCTATCAACTGCACGACCACGGTAAAATTATTGCTGAAGGGCGCGCCATCGGCCACCGCATTGGCGCGGGTCCGGTAAAAGTGATCCACGATATCAGCGAGATGAATCGTATTCAGCCAGGCGATGTATTGGTCACCGATATGACCGACCCTGACTGGGAACCGATCATGAAAAAAGCGGCGGCGATTGTCACCAACCGCGGCGGGCGTACCTGTCACGCGGCGATTATCGCCCGTGAGCTGGGGATCCCGGCGGTCGTAGGCTGCGGTGATGCTACCGAACGCATGACCGATGACCAGAACGTGACGGTCTCATGCGCAGAAGGCGATACCGGTTATGTTTATCAGGAAATATTGGATTTCAGCGTGAAAAGCTCAACGGTCGATACCATGCCGGATCTGCCGCTGAAAATAATGATGAACGTGGGTAACCCTGACCGCGCCTTTGATTTTGCCTGCCTACCGAACGAAGGCGTGGGGCTTGCGCGTCTGGAATTTATCATCAACCGTATGATTGGCGTGCACCCGCGTGCGCTACTGGAGTTCGACCAGCAAGAACCTGCGCTGCAAAACGAAATCCGCGAAATGATGAAGGGCTATGACGATCCGGTTGAGTTTTACGTTGGCCGCCTGACGGAAGGCATTGCAACGTTGGGTGCGGCATTCTGGCCGAAGCGCGTGATCGTCCGTCTTTCGGACTTCAAATCTAACGAATACGCCAACCTGGTGGGCGGCGAGCGTTATGAACCGGAAGAAGAAAACCCGATGCTTGGCTTCCGTGGCGCAGGTCGCTACGTCGCTGACAGCTTCCGCGATTGTTTCGCCCTGGAATGCGCTGCGATGAAACGTGTGCGTAACGATATGGGCCTGACAAACGTCGAAGTGATGGTGCCGTTTGTGCGTACCGTGGCTCAGGCTAAAGCGGTTGTTGAAGAGCTGGAGCGTCAGGGGCTGAAGCGCGGTGAGAACGGTCTGAAAATCATTATGATGTGTGAGATCCCATCGAACGCCTTACTGGCCGATGAGTTCCTGCAATATTTTGATGGTTTCTCGATTGGTTCCAACGATATGACGCAGTTGGCTTTGGGTCTGGATCGCGATTCTGGCGTGGTTTCTGAACTGTTTGACGAGCGCAACGATGCAGTAAAAGCGCTGCTGTCGATGGCAATTAAAGCGGCGAAGAAACAGGGAAAATACGTCGGTATTTGTGGTCAGGGGCCTTCCGACCATGAAGATTTTGCTGCCTGGCTGATGGAGGAGGGGATCGACAGTCTTTCTCTGAACCCAGATACCGTGGTGCAAACCTGGCTGAGTCTGGCAGAAGCTAATAAGTAA
- the ydiK gene encoding AI-2E family transporter YdiK: MVKVSQPKDLLQILLSVLFISVMIIACLWIVRPFVLGFAWAGTIVIATWPLMLKVQRLLWGKRSLAVIVMTLLLLMLFVIPVALLVNSLVDNSGPVIDWATKGNMELPKFEWLHAVPLIGDKLYSGWNTLVDSGGSAIMAKVRPYIGTTTTWFLGQAVHVGSFLMHCALMLLFSVLLYAKGETLGNGIRHFAFRLAGTRGDAAVLLAGQAIRAVALGVVVTALVQSVLGGVGLAVAGIPNATLLTVVMMLCCLVQIGPLLVLVPSIVWLYWSGDNTWGTVLLVWSCVVGTMDNVIRPVLIRMGADLPMILILSGVIGGLIAFGMIGLFIGPVLLAVSYRLISVWMHEAPQPQEDPDEVVEILDEHQ, from the coding sequence ATGGTTAAAGTCAGTCAGCCAAAGGATCTACTGCAGATCCTGCTGTCAGTGTTGTTTATTTCGGTGATGATCATCGCCTGTTTGTGGATAGTTCGCCCATTTGTTCTCGGTTTTGCGTGGGCAGGAACGATTGTCATTGCCACATGGCCTCTCATGCTTAAAGTGCAGCGTTTATTGTGGGGGAAACGTTCGCTTGCCGTAATCGTAATGACGCTGTTGTTATTGATGTTGTTTGTTATTCCCGTCGCGCTGTTAGTGAATAGTCTGGTGGATAACAGCGGCCCGGTTATCGACTGGGCAACCAAAGGCAATATGGAGCTGCCGAAATTTGAGTGGCTGCATGCCGTGCCTCTAATTGGCGACAAACTTTATTCGGGCTGGAATACGCTGGTTGATAGCGGCGGCAGCGCGATTATGGCGAAGGTGCGTCCGTATATCGGCACCACAACAACCTGGTTCCTCGGCCAGGCGGTGCACGTCGGCAGCTTCCTGATGCATTGCGCCCTAATGCTGCTCTTTAGCGTGCTGCTCTATGCCAAAGGTGAAACGCTGGGCAACGGTATTCGTCACTTTGCATTCCGCCTGGCCGGCACGCGCGGCGATGCGGCAGTGCTACTGGCAGGCCAGGCCATTCGCGCCGTTGCGCTAGGTGTGGTTGTCACCGCGCTGGTTCAGTCGGTGCTGGGCGGTGTGGGTCTTGCCGTGGCAGGTATACCGAATGCAACGCTGCTCACCGTGGTGATGATGCTGTGCTGCCTGGTGCAAATCGGGCCATTGCTGGTTTTAGTGCCGTCAATTGTCTGGCTGTACTGGTCCGGGGACAACACCTGGGGCACCGTGCTGTTGGTGTGGAGTTGCGTCGTCGGCACCATGGATAACGTGATTCGCCCGGTGCTGATTCGTATGGGGGCGGATTTGCCGATGATCCTGATTCTTTCCGGTGTTATCGGGGGGTTAATCGCATTTGGCATGATTGGCTTGTTTATTGGGCCGGTTCTGCTCGCGGTGTCTTATCGTTTGATTTCAGTCTGGATGCATGAAGCCCCGCAGCCTCAAGAAGATCCCGACGAAGTCGTAGAAATTCTCGACGAACATCAGTAA
- the menI gene encoding 1,4-dihydroxy-2-naphthoyl-CoA hydrolase, with protein sequence MIWRREVSLEALNKMGADNMVEHVGIVFTRISDNELEATMPVDNRTRQPFGLLHGGASVVLAETLGSVAGYLCTEGEQKIVGLEVNANHLRSAREGIVRGVCTAVHVGRRHQVWQIEISDEQGRLCCTSRLTTAVV encoded by the coding sequence ATGATCTGGCGCCGTGAAGTGAGTCTTGAAGCGCTCAATAAAATGGGCGCTGACAATATGGTCGAGCATGTCGGGATTGTGTTTACCCGCATTAGCGACAATGAGCTCGAAGCCACCATGCCGGTGGATAATCGCACTCGTCAGCCGTTTGGCCTGTTGCACGGCGGAGCGTCCGTCGTGCTGGCGGAAACACTCGGTTCGGTAGCGGGCTATTTGTGTACCGAAGGCGAGCAGAAAATTGTCGGCCTTGAAGTCAACGCTAACCATCTACGTTCAGCCCGCGAAGGCATCGTGCGTGGCGTGTGTACCGCGGTGCACGTTGGCCGTCGCCATCAGGTGTGGCAAATAGAAATCAGCGACGAGCAGGGAAGGCTTTGTTGTACTTCACGGCTGACGACGGCGGTGGTTTAA
- a CDS encoding glycoside-pentoside-hexuronide (GPH):cation symporter, with product MSVLTEKITNREKLGFGLGDAASHIVFDSSVAILAYFYTNIYGLPPAVMGTLFLVVRVLDAITDPIMGAIADQTKSRWGRFRPWLLIICVPFAVSCVLVYSTPDFDQTGKIVYAVLAYIFMTLMYTAINIPYCSLGAAITSDPQENLSLQSWRFAIAPIGGAMGTALILPLADFIAPGDRASGMQWAMGIFGVIGCVMFLVCFITTRERITPVKEENLNIMRDVRVLLKNDQWRILSVYNLAMLCGVVVRGSLLVYFVQYILHQGSGIISIFMLATTVAAVFGSLFAKHLGGWMCKIRASIWVNVLSALIGLLFLVLPTNYWMPAFIVHIMLNILQGINAPLQWSMITDANNYGEWKTQRRITGMNVAANIFIIKLGVAIGGALTGWGLALFGYQSGVEQQSAEAVRGVLILFTVLPAIFYLITAISIRYYKLTEERMNSIVSDLRIGKFQTESDIPVALSPKALS from the coding sequence ATGTCGGTGTTAACGGAAAAGATTACTAACAGAGAAAAACTAGGTTTTGGGCTAGGCGATGCGGCAAGTCACATCGTTTTTGATTCATCAGTCGCCATTCTGGCTTATTTTTATACGAATATTTACGGTTTACCCCCGGCGGTCATGGGGACTCTATTTTTAGTCGTCAGGGTTCTGGATGCGATTACTGACCCTATTATGGGGGCGATTGCCGATCAGACGAAAAGCCGTTGGGGCCGTTTCCGCCCGTGGTTATTAATTATCTGTGTGCCCTTCGCGGTCAGTTGCGTACTGGTTTATTCCACTCCTGATTTTGACCAAACGGGTAAAATCGTTTACGCCGTGCTCGCTTATATATTTATGACGTTAATGTATACCGCGATAAATATCCCTTACTGCTCGTTAGGGGCGGCGATTACGTCCGACCCACAAGAAAATCTTTCATTGCAATCATGGCGTTTTGCCATTGCGCCAATCGGCGGTGCGATGGGAACTGCGTTGATTCTGCCGCTGGCTGATTTTATTGCCCCAGGGGACAGAGCATCAGGCATGCAGTGGGCAATGGGTATCTTCGGCGTTATTGGCTGCGTAATGTTCCTGGTCTGTTTTATTACCACTCGCGAGCGTATTACACCGGTAAAAGAAGAAAACCTGAATATTATGCGCGATGTGCGCGTGCTACTAAAAAATGACCAGTGGCGAATTCTTTCGGTTTATAACCTTGCCATGCTATGCGGTGTGGTTGTGCGTGGCAGTCTGTTGGTCTATTTCGTGCAATATATTCTGCATCAGGGCAGCGGCATTATTTCTATATTTATGCTGGCTACCACCGTTGCCGCCGTCTTTGGCAGTTTGTTTGCAAAACATCTCGGCGGTTGGATGTGTAAAATCCGTGCTTCCATTTGGGTTAACGTGCTCAGTGCGCTGATCGGGCTGTTATTCTTAGTGTTGCCTACGAATTACTGGATGCCTGCATTTATCGTCCATATTATGCTTAATATTTTGCAGGGCATTAACGCGCCGCTGCAATGGTCGATGATTACCGATGCGAATAATTATGGCGAGTGGAAAACCCAGCGTCGAATTACCGGCATGAACGTAGCCGCCAATATATTCATTATTAAGTTGGGTGTAGCCATCGGTGGGGCTTTAACAGGATGGGGCCTGGCATTGTTTGGCTACCAGTCAGGTGTTGAGCAGCAGTCCGCCGAAGCGGTTCGCGGTGTGTTGATTCTGTTTACTGTATTACCGGCTATTTTCTACTTAATTACTGCTATCTCGATTCGTTATTACAAATTAACGGAAGAGAGGATGAACAGTATTGTGAGCGACCTTCGTATTGGGAAGTTCCAGACAGAGAGTGATATTCCGGTAGCGTTAAGTCCTAAAGCACTATCGTAA
- a CDS encoding glycoside hydrolase family 3 N-terminal domain-containing protein, whose translation MSAIYKDAHRPLNERVADLLSRMTPEEKFAQMHAQWLILQSDGQHRERIDLSDEFSGTTQQKALAERLKLGVGQITRPLGTHIVDAKEGVRAANRLQKTLVEETRLGIPALFHEECLVGLLCKDATLFPSSLNYGSTWDLDLIERAANAIGDEARSTGCHQGLAPVLDVSRDVRWGRTEETFGEDPWLVGMMATHYVKGLQGKNRDLLATLKHFVGHSFSEGARNHAPVHLGFCELNDTFLLPFEMAVKLADAGSVMPAYHDIDNQPGHSDEFLMTTVLREQWGFDGLIVADYGGVSLLHQHHGVSHDAAESAALAFNAGLDVELPKDDCARHLAEAVDRGLISMKKIDEIVGRVLKEKFRLGLFEHPYRDENGVVLQTESTKKIAREVATRSITLLENNGVLPLRGTPRVAVIGPTADDPLALLSGYSFPVHLIISDMLEQTSQVTTPLEALREQLGRDNVSYAKGCHIIEKRMAGAPVFPGDSGGKPMQESPVSKDTSLIPEAVKTASQSDVVVLCVGDLSGLFQSGTVGEGSDTDSLTLPGVQQQLLDELIATGKPVVVVMTGGRPYNLGGQEDNVAALLMAWAPGQEGGYAIADVLTGRAEPGGRLVVSIPKSAGAVPYYYNHKLKSGGTPFAFHFGSRYPFGYGKTWTEFNYGPLEVASDTVANENGEVVVNITVSNSGTVAGSEVVQLYVHDKVASMVRPVQELKAFQRVQLDPGASARLTFTVPTDMLNFTSRRGERIVEPGEFEIRVGASSADIRGSGYVKVSGDTRVIDGKWRMVSHCKIEHL comes from the coding sequence ATGTCTGCCATTTATAAAGATGCTCACCGCCCTTTAAATGAACGTGTTGCCGACCTGCTGTCGCGTATGACGCCGGAAGAAAAATTCGCGCAAATGCACGCCCAGTGGTTAATTTTGCAAAGCGATGGTCAACACCGCGAACGTATAGATTTGAGTGATGAATTTTCTGGAACAACCCAACAGAAGGCGCTGGCAGAGCGGCTTAAACTGGGCGTCGGGCAAATTACCAGGCCGTTAGGCACTCATATTGTTGATGCGAAAGAGGGCGTTCGCGCCGCCAACCGTTTGCAGAAAACCCTCGTAGAAGAGACTCGACTGGGTATTCCCGCACTGTTTCATGAGGAATGTTTGGTCGGCCTGCTGTGCAAAGATGCCACGTTGTTCCCTTCCTCGCTCAACTATGGTTCCACCTGGGACTTAGATCTCATTGAGCGTGCTGCCAACGCGATTGGTGACGAGGCGCGTTCCACGGGCTGCCATCAGGGTTTGGCTCCGGTGCTGGATGTTTCACGTGATGTACGTTGGGGAAGAACAGAGGAAACTTTTGGCGAAGATCCGTGGCTCGTGGGCATGATGGCGACCCATTACGTGAAAGGTTTGCAGGGGAAAAATCGCGACCTGTTAGCAACGTTAAAACATTTTGTCGGCCATTCGTTTAGTGAAGGCGCACGAAACCACGCGCCGGTTCACCTTGGTTTTTGCGAACTCAATGACACTTTCCTGCTGCCTTTTGAAATGGCGGTAAAACTCGCCGATGCGGGCTCAGTCATGCCTGCTTACCACGATATTGATAACCAGCCGGGCCATTCGGATGAATTCCTGATGACCACCGTTTTGCGTGAGCAGTGGGGCTTCGATGGGCTTATTGTGGCGGATTACGGCGGCGTGAGTTTATTGCATCAACACCACGGCGTTTCCCATGATGCGGCGGAATCTGCGGCGCTGGCGTTTAACGCCGGGCTGGATGTGGAGTTGCCGAAAGACGATTGCGCCCGTCATCTTGCCGAAGCGGTGGATCGCGGTCTGATTTCCATGAAAAAGATCGATGAAATTGTAGGCCGCGTACTGAAAGAAAAATTCCGTCTCGGCCTGTTTGAGCATCCCTATCGAGATGAAAACGGCGTGGTGCTGCAAACGGAATCGACAAAAAAAATCGCCCGCGAAGTGGCTACCCGCTCAATCACCCTGCTTGAAAATAATGGCGTTTTGCCGTTGCGTGGCACGCCGCGCGTGGCGGTGATTGGCCCAACGGCTGACGATCCGCTCGCGTTGTTAAGCGGCTACAGTTTTCCGGTGCATCTTATTATCAGCGATATGCTCGAACAAACCTCGCAGGTCACCACCCCGCTAGAAGCGCTGCGTGAACAATTGGGTCGCGATAATGTGTCGTACGCCAAAGGCTGCCACATTATCGAAAAACGCATGGCGGGGGCGCCGGTTTTCCCAGGCGATAGCGGTGGCAAACCGATGCAGGAATCGCCCGTCTCGAAAGACACATCCCTCATTCCTGAAGCGGTAAAAACGGCGTCGCAAAGCGATGTTGTGGTGCTGTGCGTAGGGGATTTATCCGGTTTATTCCAGAGCGGCACCGTAGGGGAAGGCTCCGATACGGATAGCCTGACGCTGCCGGGCGTGCAGCAGCAATTGCTTGATGAACTGATTGCGACCGGTAAACCGGTGGTGGTGGTGATGACGGGCGGGCGTCCCTACAATTTGGGCGGCCAGGAAGATAACGTTGCGGCGTTGCTGATGGCCTGGGCACCAGGGCAGGAAGGGGGATACGCGATTGCGGATGTGCTTACCGGACGCGCCGAACCTGGCGGGCGACTGGTCGTCTCCATTCCCAAAAGTGCCGGTGCGGTACCGTATTACTACAACCACAAACTGAAAAGCGGTGGCACACCGTTTGCCTTCCATTTTGGCTCACGTTACCCGTTTGGTTACGGTAAAACCTGGACCGAATTCAATTACGGCCCACTTGAGGTTGCCAGTGATACCGTTGCAAACGAAAACGGTGAAGTGGTAGTGAACATTACAGTCAGCAATAGCGGAACGGTGGCCGGGAGTGAAGTTGTGCAGCTTTACGTACACGATAAAGTCGCCTCAATGGTGCGCCCTGTTCAGGAATTAAAAGCGTTCCAACGGGTGCAACTCGACCCAGGCGCCAGCGCACGACTCACTTTTACCGTCCCAACAGATATGTTGAATTTCACCTCACGTCGCGGGGAACGCATTGTGGAACCCGGCGAATTTGAGATTCGCGTTGGAGCTTCCAGTGCGGACATTAGAGGTTCCGGATATGTGAAGGTGAGTGGCGACACGAGGGTAATCGATGGTAAATGGCGAATGGTGAGTCACTGCAAGATTGAACATCTTTGA